A genomic window from Tolypothrix sp. PCC 7910 includes:
- a CDS encoding L-threonylcarbamoyladenylate synthase, with protein MAKIFTVHPDNPQIRRIEEIKSALSSGAVMLYPTDTVYAIGCDLNAKSAVERVRQIKQLANDKPLTFLCPSLSNVATYAFVSDTGYRIMKRLIPGPYTFLLPATKLVPRLAQNPKRKTTGIRVPDHTVCLALLTALGNPIISTSAHLPPDEDREDDEIFGASANSNLSQVELFDRLDSLVDIIVDTGEEPTYEVSTILDLTGDQPMITRRGLGWEAAAAWV; from the coding sequence ATGGCAAAAATTTTCACAGTCCATCCTGATAATCCTCAAATCCGCCGAATAGAGGAAATAAAATCGGCACTCTCTAGCGGCGCAGTAATGCTCTACCCTACTGATACAGTCTATGCAATTGGTTGTGATTTAAATGCTAAATCGGCGGTGGAACGAGTACGGCAAATTAAGCAGCTAGCGAATGACAAACCACTGACATTTTTATGTCCTTCACTGTCAAATGTGGCAACTTATGCGTTCGTAAGTGATACAGGCTATCGAATTATGAAGCGCCTGATTCCAGGGCCCTACACATTTTTGCTACCTGCGACAAAGTTAGTTCCACGCCTGGCGCAAAATCCCAAGCGCAAAACTACTGGCATACGAGTACCAGACCATACTGTATGTCTAGCATTACTGACAGCACTGGGCAATCCAATTATTTCTACTTCCGCTCATTTGCCGCCAGATGAGGATCGCGAAGATGATGAGATATTTGGAGCTAGCGCCAACTCTAATCTGTCTCAGGTGGAACTGTTTGACCGTTTGGATAGCTTGGTAGATATCATTGTAGACACTGGCGAAGAACCCACATATGAAGTGTCAACAATATTAGATCTAACTGGAGATCAGCCAATGATTACACGACGAGGGTTAGGTTGGGAAGCAGCAGCAGCATGGGTTTAG
- a CDS encoding aldo/keto reductase, translating into MDISRRDLLKVVSTSGLVAAGLAGGEALFSKASAQNTPAPSQTKSGEMLYRTLGRTGEKVSVIGLGGHHIGRPKDEQEGIRLVRTAIDRGINFMDNSWDYHNGGSEIRMGKALQDGYRQKVFLMTKIDGRTKDAATKQINDSLKRLQTDRIDLLQHHEIIRMEDPDRIFAPGGAMEAVLEAQKAGKIRYIGFTGHKDPLIHSRMLDVAAQNNFRFDTVQMPLNVMDAHFRSFEQQVLPRLVKDGIGVLGMKSMGDQIILKSNTVKPIECLHYAMNLPTSTVITGIESMEILNQAFEAVRTFKPMSQEQVRELLNRTREVAAKGQYELFKTSSQFDSTAKNPEWLG; encoded by the coding sequence GTGGATATCAGCAGACGGGATTTATTAAAAGTAGTTTCTACTTCTGGTTTGGTTGCAGCTGGGTTAGCAGGTGGAGAAGCATTATTTTCAAAAGCCTCAGCCCAAAATACACCTGCTCCCAGTCAAACCAAAAGCGGCGAAATGCTCTACAGAACCTTGGGACGCACTGGAGAAAAAGTTTCTGTGATTGGCTTAGGCGGTCACCATATTGGGCGACCCAAAGATGAGCAAGAAGGTATCCGTCTCGTCCGTACTGCGATTGATCGTGGCATCAATTTTATGGATAACAGCTGGGATTACCATAACGGAGGTAGCGAAATTCGCATGGGTAAAGCCCTCCAAGACGGTTACCGTCAAAAGGTTTTTCTCATGACTAAAATTGATGGACGTACTAAGGATGCTGCTACTAAGCAAATTAATGATTCTTTAAAACGGTTGCAGACAGATCGGATTGATTTGCTACAGCATCATGAAATCATCCGCATGGAAGATCCTGATCGCATCTTCGCTCCTGGAGGTGCAATGGAAGCGGTGTTAGAAGCGCAAAAAGCCGGAAAAATTCGCTACATCGGCTTTACTGGACACAAAGACCCGTTAATCCACTCGAGAATGCTAGACGTTGCTGCTCAAAATAACTTCCGTTTTGACACAGTGCAAATGCCATTAAACGTCATGGATGCTCATTTCCGCAGTTTTGAACAACAAGTTTTACCCAGACTGGTAAAAGATGGCATTGGTGTACTGGGAATGAAGTCAATGGGCGACCAAATAATTCTTAAGAGCAACACAGTCAAGCCTATTGAATGCCTGCACTATGCGATGAATTTACCGACATCAACTGTAATTACTGGCATTGAAAGCATGGAAATTCTTAACCAAGCATTCGAGGCAGTACGTACCTTTAAACCCATGAGCCAAGAACAAGTTAGAGAATTACTAAATCGCACTCGTGAAGTAGCAGCAAAAGGTCAGTACGAACTTTTTAAAACTAGTAGTCAGTTTGATAGCACAGCTAAAAATCCCGAATGGTTAGGATAA
- a CDS encoding DUF6658 family protein, whose translation MNRLIALLKKLRLRQILTVCLASLFLIVSTACSGANAQGANPQNPAVQAGGANNPYKNGGDKYTKYRMSTDPKVTNSSSRNERDQASLETKSGLLIATNQESKILYPGAETPTGRVLKEAELPLITEKNFQQPEPGGLIQREPSVGTRVQERIDTVKETVKEASGFLKEKADEASARPELQKDPAVGR comes from the coding sequence GTGAATCGTTTGATAGCTTTATTGAAAAAACTACGACTGCGCCAAATTTTAACTGTCTGTTTGGCCAGTCTATTTTTGATAGTTAGTACTGCTTGTAGTGGAGCAAATGCACAAGGTGCAAATCCTCAAAATCCAGCTGTACAAGCTGGTGGTGCAAATAATCCATATAAAAACGGTGGAGATAAATATACCAAATATAGAATGTCCACCGACCCTAAAGTTACTAACTCTAGCAGCCGGAATGAACGCGACCAAGCTAGCTTAGAGACTAAATCAGGACTGTTAATTGCCACTAATCAAGAATCAAAAATACTTTATCCTGGTGCTGAAACACCAACAGGTAGAGTACTAAAAGAAGCTGAATTACCCCTAATCACCGAAAAGAATTTTCAACAACCCGAACCAGGTGGTTTAATTCAGCGTGAACCAAGCGTAGGTACTCGCGTTCAAGAACGTATTGATACTGTCAAAGAAACTGTAAAAGAAGCTTCTGGCTTTTTGAAAGAGAAAGCAGATGAAGCAAGTGCGAGACCTGAATTACAAAAAGATCCAGCAGTAGGCAGATAA
- a CDS encoding HetZ-related protein, protein MKANLANLPTSTSAFDFQAATNEVTASNINTLMQLLVEEIQAQVKAAPGCVQAVAKRIAKEVERICDKSARIQTSGEIQAWQLTLARHRLQKCLRYYQLGSRRGRVELHSSLGAMVYRHVTISGSDMGFQGRYNLIEDFLQAFYIEAIKAFRRENELAEDYTPRTQLQLAEYMAFTEQYAKRRINLPGSASQQLIILRAQGFARRQPQETTVDIEMAVESAKSEEGEAYQRNSAVQQLRSQMIAQTNFDPSEESERDRVITELINYLESQGQSDCVDYLTLKLQDLSAPEIDQILGLTSRQRDYLQQRFKYHVEKFAKQHHWQLVHQWLGAGLEHRLGLSAQQWQTFLGLLTEQQQQILQLKTARHSDQAIAKTLKCTPKQLQKRWTQLLDLAWAIRNGNLEVQTG, encoded by the coding sequence ATGAAAGCTAACCTTGCTAATCTACCAACTTCTACATCCGCTTTTGACTTCCAAGCTGCAACTAACGAAGTAACAGCCAGTAACATTAATACTCTGATGCAACTGCTAGTTGAAGAAATCCAAGCCCAAGTAAAAGCTGCACCTGGGTGTGTGCAAGCGGTAGCAAAACGCATAGCAAAGGAAGTGGAACGCATTTGTGATAAAAGCGCCCGCATCCAAACCTCCGGAGAAATCCAAGCTTGGCAGCTAACCTTAGCAAGACATCGTTTGCAAAAATGTCTGCGTTACTACCAACTGGGATCACGCAGAGGTCGGGTAGAATTACATAGCAGTCTCGGTGCTATGGTTTACCGTCATGTGACTATTTCCGGCTCAGATATGGGATTTCAGGGTCGTTACAACCTGATTGAAGATTTTCTGCAAGCCTTTTATATCGAAGCTATCAAAGCTTTCCGCCGGGAAAATGAACTAGCTGAAGATTACACCCCGCGCACTCAGTTACAATTAGCGGAATACATGGCATTTACAGAACAGTATGCCAAGCGCCGCATCAATTTACCTGGTAGTGCGAGTCAGCAGTTAATTATCTTACGCGCTCAAGGTTTTGCTCGTCGCCAGCCTCAAGAAACTACTGTAGATATTGAAATGGCGGTAGAGTCTGCTAAGAGTGAAGAAGGCGAAGCCTACCAGCGTAACTCGGCTGTACAACAGCTGAGATCCCAGATGATCGCCCAAACCAACTTCGATCCCTCAGAAGAATCAGAACGCGATCGCGTTATTACTGAGTTAATTAATTATCTTGAATCTCAAGGTCAATCTGACTGTGTAGATTACCTCACCTTGAAATTACAAGACCTATCTGCACCCGAAATTGACCAAATTCTTGGTCTCACCAGCCGTCAGCGCGATTATCTGCAACAACGCTTTAAATATCATGTAGAAAAATTCGCCAAGCAACATCATTGGCAATTGGTACATCAATGGTTAGGTGCTGGTTTAGAGCATAGATTGGGCTTATCTGCTCAACAGTGGCAAACCTTTTTAGGTCTACTGACTGAACAGCAACAGCAAATTTTGCAGTTAAAAACAGCCAGACATAGCGACCAAGCGATCGCTAAAACACTCAAATGTACCCCCAAACAGCTGCAAAAGCGTTGGACTCAACTGTTAGACCTAGCATGGGCTATCCGTAACGGCAATCTGGAAGTTCAAACAGGCTGA
- a CDS encoding endonuclease/exonuclease/phosphatase family protein has protein sequence MSSIKQHVGTFARKFVPSHRFLRTQESTIDSIHVIQTALDVQSIKVLNWNIAKKNYDKTWLQDFFNILEEYQPDLIFLQEFRLDVDAEKVAELIDMSWNFAPNFIDAHHQTYAGIFTAAKISPLKKRAIITKHYEPIIKTPKVSLMTEYPLSHNQESLLTINSHLINFVNITKFKTQLHELEIALSTHQGPIIFAGDFNTWSRKRALILYKLATRLGLMPVAFAPHQSKRIKRFLLSPPLDYIFYRGLNEQKTSAKVLEHIHSSDHKPLLAEFNYINLEY, from the coding sequence ATGTCTAGTATTAAACAGCACGTAGGCACTTTCGCCAGAAAATTTGTCCCATCCCATAGATTTCTGCGAACACAAGAATCTACGATTGACAGCATCCATGTTATTCAAACAGCACTAGATGTGCAATCGATTAAAGTACTGAACTGGAATATTGCCAAGAAAAATTATGACAAAACTTGGTTACAGGATTTTTTCAATATTCTTGAGGAATATCAACCAGACCTAATTTTTTTACAAGAATTCCGCCTAGATGTAGATGCAGAGAAGGTCGCAGAATTGATAGATATGAGTTGGAATTTTGCGCCTAACTTTATTGATGCTCATCATCAAACTTACGCGGGAATTTTCACAGCAGCTAAAATTAGTCCTTTAAAAAAGAGAGCTATCATCACAAAACATTATGAACCAATTATTAAAACTCCTAAAGTTTCCCTCATGACAGAGTATCCCCTATCTCATAACCAAGAGAGCCTTTTAACTATCAATAGTCATTTAATAAATTTTGTAAATATTACTAAGTTTAAAACTCAACTACATGAATTAGAAATCGCCCTATCTACCCATCAAGGGCCAATAATCTTTGCCGGAGACTTTAACACCTGGAGTCGAAAACGAGCATTAATTTTATATAAATTAGCTACTCGCTTAGGATTAATGCCAGTAGCTTTTGCACCTCATCAAAGTAAGAGAATTAAACGCTTCTTGTTATCACCACCTTTAGACTATATATTTTACCGAGGACTCAATGAACAAAAAACCAGTGCCAAAGTTTTAGAACATATTCATTCATCCGATCACAAGCCCTTATTGGCAGAATTTAATTATATAAATCTTGAATATTAA
- a CDS encoding YbhN family protein, translated as MWKKILRWIILGGTLVFLGKALKDHWQEVTNIQIDTAGWAILAIATGVTLLAHTWAGWIWTWVLKELNQPVVSIQLIQVYLKTNIAKYLPGNIWHHYGRIVAAKNATGSTGAATLSVVLEPLLMAAAALIIVLVFGTQLTAANTNILLLILQFLCLAVVLCALHPWFLNPAIHFVHKLKAKKLDRQASDSSSNLRIERYPVRPLLGEFGFLGLRGAGFILTLFALGPLSAEQIPLLLGAFSLAWLLGFVVPGAPGGLGVFEATAIALLQNHFPAAVIISAIALYRLISIIAETSGAVLAWLDEYLAK; from the coding sequence ATGTGGAAAAAAATTTTACGTTGGATAATTTTAGGCGGAACGCTGGTTTTTTTAGGCAAAGCCTTAAAAGATCACTGGCAAGAAGTAACAAACATCCAGATTGATACAGCCGGATGGGCAATTTTAGCGATCGCTACTGGGGTGACTTTACTTGCACATACCTGGGCTGGCTGGATATGGACTTGGGTTCTCAAAGAGTTAAATCAACCTGTTGTATCTATTCAATTGATTCAGGTATATCTCAAAACAAATATCGCTAAGTATTTACCTGGCAATATTTGGCATCACTACGGAAGAATTGTAGCGGCAAAAAATGCTACAGGTTCTACTGGGGCTGCGACTTTAAGTGTCGTACTAGAACCACTCCTGATGGCTGCGGCTGCTTTAATTATCGTACTTGTATTTGGTACACAATTGACTGCTGCCAATACCAATATTTTGTTGTTAATATTGCAATTTCTGTGTTTGGCTGTGGTGCTTTGTGCGCTTCATCCGTGGTTTTTGAACCCAGCTATTCACTTTGTACATAAATTGAAAGCCAAAAAGCTGGATCGACAGGCTAGCGACTCCAGCAGCAATTTGCGTATTGAACGCTATCCTGTACGCCCTTTATTAGGAGAATTTGGCTTTTTAGGGCTGCGTGGTGCTGGGTTTATCTTAACTCTATTTGCCTTGGGGCCTTTGAGTGCAGAGCAGATTCCTTTATTGCTAGGGGCGTTTAGTTTGGCTTGGCTACTTGGGTTTGTTGTTCCTGGTGCGCCTGGAGGATTGGGTGTATTTGAAGCAACCGCGATCGCACTTTTGCAAAATCATTTTCCTGCGGCTGTCATTATTAGTGCGATCGCTCTCTATCGTTTAATTAGTATTATTGCTGAAACCAGTGGTGCTGTCCTAGCTTGGCTGGACGAATACCTGGCTAAATAA
- the larC gene encoding nickel pincer cofactor biosynthesis protein LarC — MTTLVYLQCPSGISGDMCLGALVSLGVPLEYLSEKLNKLGIAKEYELTAQLVQHHGQQATKVHVDLGHNHAHHDHEHSHHHGRHLPEIERMILQAELPQRAEAWSLAVFRQLAVAEGAVHGIAPEKVHFHEVGAVDAIVDIVGTCLGLDWLGVGSDRAGWPLLYCSAFPTGGGTVRAAHGQMAVPVPAVLKLWEMRGCPVYSNGIERELVTPTGAAIATTLARDFGSPPPITIKQVGLGAGSINLPIPNILRMWLGESSSLQADISNYDDTSSTLETISVLETQIDDLNPQAIGYVFEALFAAGAVDVFTQSIGMKKSRPGILLTVICHPENLLNCEAILFRETTTLGIRRTTQQRAILQREFQQVETEYGTVRVKVAWQSKGVIANVQPEYEDCAELARKHHIPWREIQRLALQSWYLKTTS; from the coding sequence ATGACCACACTTGTTTATCTTCAATGTCCATCGGGAATTTCCGGTGATATGTGTTTGGGAGCCTTGGTAAGTCTGGGTGTTCCCTTGGAGTATTTAAGTGAAAAACTCAACAAATTGGGAATTGCCAAGGAGTACGAATTAACAGCCCAATTAGTTCAGCATCATGGTCAGCAAGCAACTAAAGTCCATGTGGATTTAGGACATAATCACGCACACCATGATCACGAACATAGTCATCATCATGGACGACATTTGCCAGAAATAGAACGCATGATTTTGCAAGCCGAATTGCCACAAAGAGCAGAAGCTTGGAGTTTAGCTGTATTTCGCCAACTGGCAGTGGCAGAAGGGGCTGTACACGGCATCGCCCCAGAAAAAGTTCATTTTCACGAGGTGGGTGCCGTGGATGCAATTGTGGATATTGTTGGCACTTGCTTGGGGTTAGATTGGCTAGGCGTTGGGAGCGATCGCGCAGGATGGCCTTTACTTTACTGTTCAGCGTTTCCCACGGGCGGAGGCACAGTGCGTGCAGCACATGGACAAATGGCAGTACCAGTACCCGCTGTATTGAAATTGTGGGAAATGCGGGGTTGTCCAGTTTATAGCAACGGAATTGAACGAGAATTAGTAACACCTACGGGAGCTGCGATCGCCACTACTTTGGCAAGAGACTTCGGTTCACCACCACCAATCACCATCAAGCAGGTAGGATTGGGAGCAGGTTCGATAAATTTGCCCATCCCCAATATACTACGCATGTGGCTGGGTGAAAGCAGCAGTTTACAGGCAGATATTAGCAATTATGACGATACTAGCTCTACTCTCGAAACAATTTCGGTACTAGAAACTCAAATTGATGACTTAAATCCCCAAGCAATTGGCTATGTATTTGAAGCATTATTTGCCGCAGGTGCAGTGGATGTCTTCACTCAATCTATAGGGATGAAAAAATCTCGTCCGGGGATATTGCTCACTGTCATTTGTCATCCAGAAAATTTACTCAACTGTGAAGCAATTTTATTTCGGGAAACTACTACTTTAGGAATTCGCCGTACAACTCAGCAACGGGCAATTTTACAAAGAGAATTTCAACAAGTAGAAACTGAATATGGCACAGTTCGCGTCAAGGTAGCTTGGCAGAGTAAAGGTGTTATAGCTAACGTTCAACCAGAATACGAAGATTGTGCAGAATTAGCACGAAAACATCATATTCCCTGGCGCGAAATTCAACGGCTAGCGCTGCAAAGTTGGTATTTAAAAACAACAAGTTAA
- a CDS encoding glycosyltransferase family 4 protein: protein MKIAQIAPLWEQVPPVTYGGTELVVSRLTDELVRRGHEVTLFASGDSQTLARLEAGSPRALRLDTSIKEPIMYELMHVGEVFQRADEFDIIHSHVGVWSLPLASVVSTPTVHTLHGIFTNDNTKVFRQYKTQPFISISDAQRLLNLNYAATVYNGISVEKFPFFAEPQDPPYLAFLGRFSPEKGPQHAIAIAKKTGWRLKMAGKVDVVDKKFFEEEVAPHIDGKQIEFLGEVNHGQKAELLGNAAVTLFPITWCEPFGLVMAESMATGTPVIAMNMGSVSEVIANGETGYVCQSYDEMANMIPKALKLSRQKCREHVETRFSVTQMVDGYEAVYEKIVGDRNFRHWFNAAIRNSLESLTSLKR, encoded by the coding sequence ATGAAAATCGCACAAATCGCACCCCTGTGGGAACAAGTTCCGCCTGTAACCTACGGTGGAACAGAGCTTGTAGTGAGCCGTTTGACCGATGAACTAGTACGCAGAGGTCACGAAGTGACACTATTTGCATCTGGTGATTCTCAAACTCTAGCTCGTTTAGAAGCTGGAAGTCCGCGTGCTTTGCGTTTGGATACTAGCATTAAAGAACCCATAATGTATGAACTCATGCATGTTGGGGAAGTGTTTCAACGCGCTGATGAGTTCGATATTATCCACTCCCATGTTGGCGTTTGGTCGTTACCTTTAGCGAGTGTTGTTTCCACTCCAACAGTGCATACCTTGCATGGTATCTTTACCAACGACAATACTAAAGTATTTCGACAATACAAAACGCAACCATTCATCAGCATTAGTGATGCTCAACGGTTGTTAAATCTTAATTATGCTGCCACCGTTTATAACGGTATCAGCGTCGAAAAATTCCCATTTTTTGCTGAACCTCAAGATCCACCATATTTAGCGTTCCTGGGACGCTTCTCACCAGAGAAAGGGCCACAACATGCGATCGCCATTGCCAAAAAGACAGGTTGGCGCTTAAAAATGGCTGGTAAGGTCGATGTAGTCGATAAAAAGTTTTTTGAAGAAGAAGTTGCTCCCCATATAGATGGTAAGCAAATAGAATTTTTAGGCGAAGTTAATCACGGACAAAAAGCTGAACTGTTGGGTAATGCAGCAGTTACCCTGTTCCCTATCACCTGGTGCGAACCCTTTGGGTTGGTGATGGCTGAATCTATGGCGACTGGTACACCAGTGATCGCCATGAATATGGGTTCTGTGTCAGAAGTAATTGCTAATGGCGAGACTGGTTATGTTTGCCAAAGTTACGATGAAATGGCAAATATGATTCCTAAAGCTTTGAAACTCAGTCGCCAAAAATGCCGCGAACATGTCGAGACTAGATTTAGCGTCACCCAAATGGTTGATGGCTATGAAGCAGTCTACGAAAAAATCGTTGGCGATCGCAACTTCAGACATTGGTTCAATGCTGCGATCAGAAACTCTTTAGAATCTCTCACATCTTTAAAACGCTAG
- the speB gene encoding agmatinase SpeB → MNNPLLDYNPSGVGEINGNLLGLPFDYASANLIVFAVPWEVTVSYGAGTANGPQQILDASTQLDLFDFDNPDGWKQGIFMMEIPQDILEKNEYYRGLAAKIIERLALGKALTDTPDLTPVLTEINQASQQVNQWLFENCQKAINDGKRVAVIGGDHSSPLGYFQALAAKYPDYGILHLDAHADLRDAYEGFEFSHASIMFNAMKIPQITKLVQVGLRDICHDEVQIIDESCDRIIAYYDPAIKQKLYSGTTWIDLCQEIVSHLPECVHISFDVDGLDPKLCPSTGTPVPGGLELEQAFCLFRELVKSGRKIIGFDICEVGDAEWDGNVGARIVYKLANFMDLSWR, encoded by the coding sequence ATGAATAATCCCCTTTTAGACTACAATCCCAGTGGCGTAGGTGAAATTAATGGTAATCTCTTAGGTTTACCCTTCGATTACGCGTCTGCAAACCTGATTGTGTTTGCTGTGCCTTGGGAAGTCACAGTTTCTTATGGCGCAGGAACCGCTAATGGCCCGCAGCAGATTTTGGATGCCTCCACTCAACTTGATTTATTTGATTTTGATAACCCTGATGGTTGGAAACAGGGAATTTTTATGATGGAAATTCCCCAAGATATTTTAGAAAAGAATGAATATTATCGAGGTTTAGCTGCAAAAATTATCGAACGCCTCGCCCTAGGAAAAGCACTTACAGATACGCCAGATTTAACACCTGTGCTTACGGAAATTAATCAAGCTTCGCAACAAGTAAATCAATGGTTATTTGAAAATTGCCAAAAAGCAATTAATGATGGCAAGCGAGTGGCGGTAATTGGTGGCGATCACAGTTCACCTTTAGGATATTTTCAAGCTTTAGCAGCTAAGTATCCTGATTATGGCATTTTACACCTAGATGCCCACGCAGATTTACGGGATGCATACGAGGGATTTGAGTTTTCTCATGCGTCGATTATGTTCAACGCCATGAAAATACCGCAGATTACCAAGTTAGTGCAGGTGGGTTTGCGGGATATTTGCCACGATGAAGTGCAAATAATTGACGAATCATGCGATCGCATCATCGCCTATTACGACCCAGCCATCAAACAAAAACTCTATTCGGGAACAACTTGGATTGATTTGTGTCAAGAAATTGTCAGCCATTTACCGGAATGCGTTCACATCAGCTTTGATGTTGATGGTTTAGATCCTAAACTCTGCCCAAGTACAGGAACTCCGGTTCCTGGTGGCTTGGAGTTAGAACAAGCGTTTTGCCTGTTCCGCGAATTAGTGAAGAGTGGCAGAAAAATTATTGGCTTTGATATCTGCGAAGTCGGTGATGCTGAGTGGGATGGTAATGTTGGGGCGCGAATCGTTTATAAACTAGCAAATTTCATGGATTTATCGTGGCGATAA
- the cls gene encoding cardiolipin synthase, producing MIIDTGAITFFSAATVVVHALGIAHAAHAVMNVRSSQGAIAWGISLVTFPWLAIPLYWILGRTKFHGYGEALRLVYAQHHKLARQTYNDIAKFKVPLSDKIATLQPLAETFTGVPFTSGNAAELLIDGKKTYEAMLSAIAIATNYILLQSYIVNDDQAGHEFKEALIAKAQQGVNIYFLYDEIGSNKLSRSYLQSLRKSGIQVSAFHTTKGKGNRFQLNFRNHRKILVVDGEIAFVGGLNIGDEYLGKNPRLSPWRDTHMKLEGPTVQSLQASFLQDWYWATRQLLDVNWQIKPNRELNQSAFVLPTGPADHLKACNLFFVNAINEAQNRLWIATPYFVPDEATLTALKLATMRGVDVRILLPNRPDHLFVYLCSFSYYNEMAAFGIKLYRYKHGFMHQKTILIDDDMAGVGTVNLDNRSFFLNFEVMGFVAAPKFVTSVEKMLKDDLAVSVTVDFSDYKRKPLWFKLAVRISRLLMPLL from the coding sequence ATGATTATAGATACTGGTGCTATAACTTTTTTTAGTGCAGCTACAGTTGTGGTTCATGCTTTAGGAATCGCCCATGCAGCTCATGCAGTGATGAATGTCCGTTCTTCTCAAGGAGCGATCGCTTGGGGAATTTCTTTAGTAACCTTTCCTTGGCTAGCTATTCCCTTGTATTGGATTTTGGGTAGAACTAAATTTCATGGATATGGAGAAGCCTTGCGCTTAGTTTATGCACAGCACCATAAGCTAGCTCGTCAAACCTACAATGATATTGCCAAATTTAAAGTCCCTCTATCAGACAAAATAGCGACTTTGCAGCCATTAGCCGAAACATTTACAGGAGTTCCTTTTACATCAGGTAACGCAGCCGAATTGCTGATTGATGGAAAGAAAACTTATGAAGCCATGTTGAGTGCGATCGCCATCGCCACTAATTATATTTTGCTGCAATCTTACATCGTTAATGATGACCAAGCAGGTCACGAGTTTAAAGAAGCATTAATTGCGAAAGCCCAGCAAGGAGTTAATATTTACTTTCTCTACGATGAAATAGGTTCTAACAAATTATCTCGTTCTTATCTTCAATCGCTACGAAAATCCGGTATCCAAGTTAGTGCTTTTCACACCACTAAAGGTAAAGGTAATCGCTTTCAACTCAACTTTCGCAATCACCGCAAAATTTTAGTAGTAGATGGGGAAATAGCTTTTGTTGGTGGTTTAAATATTGGCGACGAATATTTAGGAAAAAATCCTCGCCTCAGTCCTTGGCGAGATACTCACATGAAGCTAGAAGGCCCGACTGTGCAAAGCCTACAAGCATCTTTTCTGCAAGATTGGTACTGGGCAACTCGCCAACTACTTGATGTCAATTGGCAGATTAAACCTAATCGCGAACTGAATCAAAGTGCATTTGTACTGCCCACAGGCCCCGCAGATCATTTAAAAGCCTGTAATCTTTTCTTTGTCAATGCCATCAATGAAGCTCAAAATCGCCTATGGATTGCTACTCCTTATTTTGTCCCAGATGAGGCTACTTTAACAGCATTGAAACTCGCTACCATGCGCGGTGTCGATGTGCGAATACTCTTGCCAAATCGCCCCGATCACTTATTTGTTTATCTCTGTTCTTTTTCCTACTATAACGAAATGGCTGCATTTGGGATAAAACTTTATCGCTACAAACATGGATTCATGCATCAGAAAACCATCCTCATCGATGATGATATGGCAGGGGTAGGAACGGTTAACTTAGATAATCGTTCATTTTTCCTTAATTTTGAAGTCATGGGTTTTGTCGCTGCACCCAAATTTGTAACCAGTGTAGAGAAAATGTTAAAGGATGATTTAGCTGTTTCTGTTACAGTTGATTTTTCGGACTATAAAAGAAAACCTTTGTGGTTTAAGTTAGCTGTGAGAATATCTCGTTTGTTGATGCCATTGCTGTGA